From the genome of Actinomycetota bacterium:
GTGCCGGAGCTGACCCGGCCCGGGCACTTCCTCACCCTGGCCGTGGGCGGCGAGGAAAGCGGCATGGTGCTGCGGCGTGCCTTCAGCATCCACAAGGTGCAGTCCCGCGGCGTGTACGGCGGCACCGCCGACATCGTCTTCGCGGTCAACGGCAAGGGCACCCGCTGGTTGGCCGAGCGGCACCGGCACGATCCGCTCGAGGTCGTCGGCCCGCTCGGCCGGCCGTTCGCGCTGCCCCGCGAGCCGGTGTCCTGCGTGCTGGTCGGCGGCGGCTACGGGTCGGCGCCGCTGTTCATGCTCGCCGAGCAGTTGCGCGCCCGGGGCTGCCGGGTCGACGTGGTCCTCGGCGCGGCACGCGAGGACAAGCTGTTCGGCGTACTGGACGCCAAGCGGATGGCCGCCTCCCTCACGCTGACGACCGACGACGGCTCGGTGGGAGAGCGAGGCCGGGTCACCGACGTGCTGCCCGAACTGCTGCGCCGGGTGGGCGGCGAGGTGGTCTACGCCTGCGGCCCGATGCCCATGCTCGCCGCGGTCGCCGAGCAGGCCGCCGCGCACGGCGCGCACAGCCAGACCGCGGTCGAGGAGTCCATGGCGTGCGGCGTCGGGGTCTGCATGACCTGCGTGCTACCGGTGGTCGGCGACGACGGGCAGACCCGGATGCTGCGCTCGTGCGTGGACGGACCGGTGTTCCGAGGTGACCGGGTCCGCTGGGCCGACGTCGGTACGGTGCCCGCGGACTGCCTCGGCGCTCCCGAGCCGGAGCCGGAGGCCGCCGTACCGGCCGCGAACGGAGGCCCGTCGTGACCCGAGCCGTCATCGCCTACGGCCCCCGGCAGCGCCCGGACGTGCTGCCCGACGTCGACATGTCCACGTCGCTGGCCGGCGCCACGCTGCCCAGTCCCGTGCTGACCGCATCCGGCTGTGCCGCAGCGGGTCGCGAGCTCGACCAGTTCCTCGACGTGGCCTCGCTCGGCGCCGTGGTGACCAAGAGCATCATGCTGCGGCCGCGGTCGGGCCGCCCGACGCCGCGGATGGCCGAGACCCCCGCCGGCATGCTCAACTCGATCGGCTTGCAGGGCCCGGGGATCGACGCGTTCCTGGAGCACGACCTCGCCTGGCTGCGGGAACGTGGCGCGCGCGCGGTGGTGTCCATCGCCGGGGGGTCCATCGACGAGTACACCCGGCTCGCGCAGAAGCTGCGCCACGTCAGCGACATCACGGCGATCGAGGTCAACATCTCCTGCCCGAACGTCGAGAGCCGCGGGCAGGTCTTCGCCTGCGACCCGAGCGCCGCGGCGGCGGTGATCCACACCGTCCGCCGCAGTTCCGCGCCGGGGCTGCCGGTGCTGGCGAAACTGTCGCCGGACGTCACCGACATCACCGTGATCGCCGGTGCCTGCATCGACGCCGGCGCCGACGGGATCTCGTTGATCAACACGGCCCTCGGCATGGTCATCGATACCGACACGATGCGACCGGCGCTGGCCGGGATCACCGGGGGCCTGTCCGGACCGGCGATCCGGCCGATCGCGGTCCGCTGCATCTGGCAGGTCCGGCAGGCGTTTCCCGACATCCCGATCCTGGGGATGGGCGGGATCCGCACCGGCCGGGACGCCCTGGAACTCGTGCTGGCCGGCGCGGACGCGGTATCGGTCGGTACGGCGACGTTCAACGACCCGTCGGCACCGGCCCGAGTCGCCGCGGAGCTGACCCGGGCGCTGGCGGAGCGTGGCTTCGACCGGTTCCGGGACGCGGTGTCGTTCGCGCATCGCGACCCGGCCGCCGCCCTCGGCGACGACGACGGCGAGGTCGGCCCGTGACCGCGGCGCTCGCGGTCGCCCTCGACGCCCCGGACCTGGCGACGGTGCGGGCCTGGTCCGGTGCCGTTGCGCCGTACGTGAGCACCCTGAAGGTCGGCCTGCAGGTGTATCTGCGCGACGGCGAGGCCGGCGTCCGGGCGGCCCGGCAGGCCGCTGCCGACGCCGGCTCGCCCTGCGAGCTCTTCCTGGACCTGAAGCTGCACGACATCCCGGCGACCGTCGGCGGGGCGGCACGGTCGCTGGCACCGCTGCGTCCGGCGTACGTCACCGTGCACGCCAGCGGCGGGGCGGCGATGGTGCGCGCCGCCGTCGAGGGCCTGCCCGGCTGTTGCGTGGTCGCGGTGACCGTGCTGACCTCGCTCGGCCCGCAGGACCTGGCCGCGGTCGGCCTCGCCGGCCCGGCCGGTACGGCGGCGACCCGGCTGGCCGAACTCGCTGTCGCGGCCGGGGCGACCGGGGTCGTCTGCTCGCCGCAGGAGGTGGCCGCGGTCCGCGCCGCGGTGGGCCCCGAGATCACCCTGATCACGCCGGGGATCCGCCCCGCGGGCGCTGCGCTGGGCGACCAGCAGCGGGTCGCCACGCCGCAACAGGCCCTGGCCGACGGCGCCGACCTGCTCGTGGTCGGCCGGCCGATCACCGGGGCCGCCGATCCGGGCGCCGCCGCCGCGGCGATGGCGGCGAGCCTGCGCTGACGCGATGGCCGGAGCCGTCCGCCCGGCCCGGTGCGATACCGTCGCCGACGTCGCCGGCGGCCGGGGGCGAGCCGCTCGGTGACCCCACGATCGGACCGGCACGAAGGCAGGTCAGATGGCCCTCCCGAACCTCACCGCGGAGCAGCGTGCCGCGGCATTGGCCCAGGCCGCGGCGGCCCGGCGACTGCGCGCGGAGGTCAAGAACCGCCTGAAGCACTCCGGCGCCGACATCGGTGACGTGATTCGCGACGGGCAGTCCGACGAGGGCGCCGGCAAGGTCATCGGGAAGCTGCGGGTCTCCG
Proteins encoded in this window:
- a CDS encoding 30S ribosomal protein S13 — its product is MALPNLTAEQRAAALAQAAAARRLRAEVKNRLKHSGADIGDVIRDGQSDEGAGKVIGKLRVSALLESMPGVGKVRARQIMERLGIAESRRVRGLGPHQIAALEGEFSRSGS
- a CDS encoding orotidine-5'-phosphate decarboxylase; protein product: MTAALAVALDAPDLATVRAWSGAVAPYVSTLKVGLQVYLRDGEAGVRAARQAAADAGSPCELFLDLKLHDIPATVGGAARSLAPLRPAYVTVHASGGAAMVRAAVEGLPGCCVVAVTVLTSLGPQDLAAVGLAGPAGTAATRLAELAVAAGATGVVCSPQEVAAVRAAVGPEITLITPGIRPAGAALGDQQRVATPQQALADGADLLVVGRPITGAADPGAAAAAMAASLR
- a CDS encoding dihydroorotate dehydrogenase electron transfer subunit; the protein is MPVQVKGEVLALRRVGGYHVMTITCPGVPELTRPGHFLTLAVGGEESGMVLRRAFSIHKVQSRGVYGGTADIVFAVNGKGTRWLAERHRHDPLEVVGPLGRPFALPREPVSCVLVGGGYGSAPLFMLAEQLRARGCRVDVVLGAAREDKLFGVLDAKRMAASLTLTTDDGSVGERGRVTDVLPELLRRVGGEVVYACGPMPMLAAVAEQAAAHGAHSQTAVEESMACGVGVCMTCVLPVVGDDGQTRMLRSCVDGPVFRGDRVRWADVGTVPADCLGAPEPEPEAAVPAANGGPS
- a CDS encoding dihydroorotate dehydrogenase → MSTSLAGATLPSPVLTASGCAAAGRELDQFLDVASLGAVVTKSIMLRPRSGRPTPRMAETPAGMLNSIGLQGPGIDAFLEHDLAWLRERGARAVVSIAGGSIDEYTRLAQKLRHVSDITAIEVNISCPNVESRGQVFACDPSAAAAVIHTVRRSSAPGLPVLAKLSPDVTDITVIAGACIDAGADGISLINTALGMVIDTDTMRPALAGITGGLSGPAIRPIAVRCIWQVRQAFPDIPILGMGGIRTGRDALELVLAGADAVSVGTATFNDPSAPARVAAELTRALAERGFDRFRDAVSFAHRDPAAALGDDDGEVGP